One stretch of Streptomyces sp. NBC_00443 DNA includes these proteins:
- a CDS encoding phage portal protein, with protein sequence MPLPMGNVPWPPPYLKPALDAMNVWDTWWSGDPDRLEDLYGGGSGGFGPDPKPIQYANGVMGKIARWWWGTPTAPGERRTKLHVPIAGDICGGSADLLFSEPPKLTVEGDSTQKRLDTLTDDGMLATLQTAAEVGAALGGIYLRPVYDKKVADRPWLHATHADRAVPEFTWNRLSAVTFWRVVHEEDGQVWRHLERHEPERILHGLYQGTKGKLGRPVPLEDHPATAGYAASVNAEGALATGYKGLDVAFIPNANSRRWRCNAALADLGRSDLDGIEPLMDSLDETYASWMRDIRLGKGRIVVPDAYLQSNGPGRGASWNPDQEAFAGINALARGDQGVQLTVAQFAIRVQEHRDTAEDLVNQILRSAGYSGQTFGLGGDAAVTATEVKSRERRSMTTRGKKVLRWRTGLADAVHALLAVDQEVFRSGVKPQPPTIEFEDSVQEDPLSLANTADVLRRAQAASTDTLVRMQHPEWNDTQVQAEVDRIQRETGMTVPDPMQLGNVP encoded by the coding sequence ATGCCGCTGCCGATGGGTAACGTCCCCTGGCCCCCGCCCTACCTGAAGCCCGCCCTCGACGCGATGAACGTCTGGGACACCTGGTGGAGCGGCGACCCGGACCGCCTCGAAGATCTCTACGGAGGCGGCAGCGGAGGCTTCGGCCCCGACCCCAAGCCGATCCAATACGCGAACGGCGTCATGGGGAAGATCGCGCGCTGGTGGTGGGGCACCCCCACCGCACCCGGCGAGCGCCGCACCAAGCTGCACGTGCCGATCGCCGGCGACATCTGCGGAGGCAGCGCCGACCTCCTGTTCAGTGAGCCCCCGAAGCTCACGGTCGAAGGCGATTCGACGCAGAAGCGACTCGACACCCTCACCGACGACGGCATGCTCGCCACTCTCCAGACGGCCGCCGAGGTCGGGGCCGCCCTGGGCGGGATCTACCTGCGCCCGGTCTACGACAAGAAGGTGGCGGACCGCCCGTGGCTGCACGCCACCCACGCCGACCGCGCCGTACCGGAGTTCACATGGAACAGGCTGAGCGCCGTCACGTTCTGGCGCGTCGTCCACGAGGAGGACGGGCAGGTCTGGCGGCACCTGGAGCGCCACGAACCCGAACGCATCCTGCACGGGCTCTACCAGGGCACGAAGGGGAAACTCGGCCGTCCGGTGCCACTGGAGGACCACCCGGCGACTGCTGGGTACGCCGCGTCGGTCAACGCTGAAGGGGCGCTCGCCACCGGCTACAAGGGGCTGGACGTCGCGTTCATCCCGAACGCGAACAGCCGCCGCTGGCGGTGCAACGCCGCGCTGGCGGACCTCGGCCGGTCCGACCTCGACGGTATCGAGCCGCTGATGGACAGCCTCGACGAGACTTACGCCTCGTGGATGCGGGACATCCGCCTCGGCAAGGGCCGCATCGTCGTCCCGGACGCCTACCTCCAGTCCAACGGGCCCGGCCGCGGCGCCTCGTGGAACCCAGACCAGGAGGCCTTCGCAGGTATCAACGCGCTCGCGCGTGGCGACCAGGGCGTACAGCTCACCGTCGCCCAGTTTGCGATCCGCGTGCAGGAGCACCGGGACACAGCGGAGGACCTGGTCAACCAGATCCTCCGGTCGGCCGGCTACAGCGGCCAGACCTTCGGCCTCGGAGGCGACGCCGCAGTGACCGCGACGGAGGTCAAGTCCCGCGAGCGCCGATCGATGACGACCCGCGGCAAGAAGGTCCTGCGTTGGCGCACAGGTCTGGCGGACGCGGTCCACGCCCTCCTGGCCGTGGACCAGGAGGTGTTCCGCAGCGGGGTCAAGCCGCAGCCCCCGACGATCGAGTTCGAGGACTCGGTCCAGGAGGACCCCCTCAGCCTGGCCAACACGGCCGACGTCCTCCGGCGGGCGCAGGCTGCGTCCACGGACACCCTGGTCCGCATGCAGCACCCGGAATGGAACGACACCCAGGTCCAGGCAGAGGTGGACCGGATCCAGCGCGAGACGGGCATGACCGTGCCCGACCCGATGCAACTCGGCAACGTGCCGTAG
- a CDS encoding HIT family protein: MTGSEEDLTLPEQPCPFCEIVVGRAPAALVVHRDYWSDAMAIVPLNPVTEGHTLIIPKAHVPDFAADPEVAAATMRRAAELVRWTPRAMNVITSRGREATQSVFHLHLHLVPRAEGDGLALPWYSGKSRGQIYVRPDPPHVVEAIRDIRRFGTPPQRG, encoded by the coding sequence ATGACGGGCTCCGAGGAGGACTTGACCTTGCCAGAACAGCCCTGCCCGTTCTGCGAGATCGTTGTCGGGCGCGCCCCCGCGGCTTTGGTCGTTCACCGAGACTACTGGTCCGACGCCATGGCGATCGTCCCCCTCAATCCGGTCACCGAGGGCCACACGCTCATCATCCCGAAGGCGCACGTACCGGATTTCGCCGCGGACCCGGAGGTTGCCGCCGCCACGATGCGCCGCGCCGCCGAACTGGTTCGGTGGACGCCGCGCGCGATGAACGTGATCACCTCTCGCGGCCGAGAAGCCACGCAGTCCGTGTTCCACCTCCACCTTCACCTCGTCCCCCGAGCCGAAGGAGATGGCCTCGCGCTGCCCTGGTACAGCGGCAAGTCGCGGGGACAGATCTACGTCCGACCAGACCCGCCGCACGTCGTCGAAGCGATCCGCGACATCCGCCGCTTCGGAACACCGCCCCAACGCGGCTGA
- a CDS encoding DUF6221 family protein — translation MQWLRAQLDEDERIARKATHHEDYGTWTAKRIQSQESGRTRWAVFDSVDDCVVSDVDAEGTEPEGVARHLELWDPARVLREIDAKRRIIGMYATALDDRLVLRERMRAVIKSDPDEFSRLHRQESRLVDVAEGLRPVVRLLMLPYADRPGWMP, via the coding sequence GTGCAGTGGCTGCGCGCCCAGCTCGACGAGGACGAGCGGATTGCACGGAAGGCGACGCACCACGAGGACTACGGCACGTGGACTGCGAAGCGGATCCAGTCACAGGAGTCCGGCCGCACGCGGTGGGCCGTCTTCGACTCGGTGGACGACTGCGTGGTAAGCGACGTGGACGCGGAGGGTACGGAGCCGGAAGGCGTGGCGCGCCACCTCGAGCTTTGGGATCCGGCGCGGGTGCTGCGCGAGATCGACGCCAAGCGGCGCATCATCGGCATGTACGCCACTGCCCTCGATGACCGCCTCGTCCTGCGCGAACGCATGCGAGCGGTGATCAAGTCTGACCCCGACGAGTTCAGCCGACTCCACCGCCAGGAGAGCCGCCTCGTCGACGTAGCCGAGGGCCTGCGACCCGTCGTACGCCTTCTCATGCTGCCGTATGCAGACCGGCCCGGCTGGATGCCGTGA
- a CDS encoding minor capsid protein — protein sequence MSGETHDVDLLQGVAELLAAEDVGVYSPAGAFPSGATGIVLGRMPDGPDRVLGLTPYPVADDDSTDTVTGIQVRMRAGTNVLDLVQLANDVFSVLHNRRSWDARAVRVEISWRTSEAWIGQDARGRMEKTANYYVRSVRPGFHLND from the coding sequence ATGAGCGGCGAGACCCACGACGTCGACCTGCTCCAGGGCGTCGCCGAGCTGCTGGCGGCCGAGGACGTGGGCGTCTACTCACCGGCCGGCGCCTTTCCTTCCGGCGCCACGGGCATCGTGCTGGGGAGGATGCCGGACGGCCCGGACCGAGTGCTCGGACTCACGCCGTATCCGGTGGCCGACGACGACTCGACGGACACGGTCACTGGCATCCAGGTGCGCATGCGCGCAGGGACGAACGTCCTGGACCTGGTGCAGCTGGCAAACGACGTCTTCAGCGTGCTCCACAACCGCCGCTCCTGGGATGCCCGGGCTGTGCGGGTGGAGATCTCTTGGCGCACGTCCGAGGCCTGGATCGGCCAGGACGCGCGCGGGCGGATGGAAAAGACCGCCAACTACTACGTCCGGTCCGTGCGGCCCGGATTCCACCTGAACGACTGA
- a CDS encoding DUF6233 domain-containing protein, which translates to MSELPPDPQRLRVILAHLDKELAENATVATYLRLQRRAVQAALTQAEAPPPRRPRLPKGGAGLGPVAQISVRPTFIVQQRRTPRGPEASIVHVSDCTMIEGTPHPITEHDARVSLTDPTIEPCTFCRPDSELGIDVA; encoded by the coding sequence ATGAGCGAGTTGCCTCCGGATCCCCAGCGCCTCCGCGTGATCCTGGCGCACCTCGACAAGGAGCTCGCCGAGAACGCGACGGTGGCCACCTACCTCCGCCTGCAGCGCCGTGCCGTCCAGGCCGCGCTCACCCAGGCCGAGGCCCCACCACCGCGGCGGCCGCGACTCCCCAAGGGTGGCGCCGGCCTCGGCCCAGTGGCGCAGATCAGCGTGCGCCCCACCTTCATCGTTCAGCAGCGGCGCACGCCCCGCGGGCCCGAGGCCTCGATCGTCCACGTCAGCGACTGCACGATGATCGAGGGCACCCCGCACCCGATCACCGAGCACGACGCCCGGGTCTCCCTGACCGATCCGACGATCGAGCCGTGCACGTTCTGCCGCCCAGACAGCGAGCTGGGCATCGACGTCGCGTGA
- a CDS encoding helix-turn-helix domain-containing protein produces MGTAKPVTDEERQRVRELHAEGKGRNEIAEILGRGGRTISTIAKDLGLSFSRAAEVRQATEIRQADLADRRAAFAIKLQDIAEAEAAKINQPHTYFDWGGKEHDFDTYEAREPTPGDKRAYMSLVATAVDRSLKLSPPKEEGGADEVGSLLVGLFDKLRAKHGDH; encoded by the coding sequence GTGGGCACAGCCAAGCCGGTCACCGACGAAGAACGTCAGCGTGTCCGCGAGCTCCACGCAGAGGGCAAAGGCCGCAACGAGATCGCCGAGATCCTCGGCCGCGGCGGCCGCACCATCAGCACCATCGCCAAGGACCTCGGCCTTTCCTTCTCCCGGGCCGCCGAAGTACGCCAAGCCACCGAGATCCGCCAGGCCGACCTCGCCGACCGCCGCGCAGCGTTCGCGATCAAGCTCCAGGACATCGCCGAGGCCGAGGCCGCGAAGATCAATCAGCCGCACACGTACTTCGACTGGGGCGGCAAGGAGCACGACTTCGACACCTACGAAGCCCGCGAGCCCACCCCCGGCGACAAGCGCGCGTACATGTCCCTCGTCGCCACCGCCGTCGACCGCTCGCTGAAGCTCTCCCCGCCGAAGGAGGAGGGCGGCGCGGACGAGGTCGGTTCGCTCCTGGTGGGCCTCTTCGACAAGCTCCGAGCCAAGCATGGCGACCACTGA
- a CDS encoding phage tail tube protein yields the protein MSTPVEENELAREWRLEINMGTDEAPDWELCPGVREFQPASEPNIEDSSDYDGEGWAGNEKTAQSWELSVTIRRKANKGVKVYHPVHEAIRLAHFAYGDANKVRLRYMNRDGLPEAYQGKAIPNWQPAGGEYSALGEVEITFTGDGPLTPITNPLAP from the coding sequence ATGTCCACTCCTGTTGAGGAGAACGAGCTCGCCCGCGAGTGGCGGCTGGAGATCAACATGGGCACTGACGAAGCGCCCGACTGGGAGCTCTGCCCGGGTGTCCGCGAGTTCCAGCCCGCGTCCGAGCCGAACATCGAGGACTCGTCGGACTACGACGGAGAAGGCTGGGCGGGCAACGAGAAGACCGCCCAGAGCTGGGAACTCAGCGTCACGATTCGCCGCAAGGCCAACAAGGGCGTCAAGGTCTACCACCCGGTCCACGAGGCGATCCGCCTCGCGCACTTCGCGTACGGCGACGCCAACAAGGTCCGGTTGCGGTACATGAACCGCGACGGCCTGCCCGAGGCGTACCAGGGCAAGGCCATCCCCAACTGGCAGCCCGCTGGCGGCGAGTACAGCGCCCTCGGCGAGGTGGAGATCACCTTCACCGGAGACGGCCCGCTCACCCCGATCACGAACCCGTTGGCGCCCTGA
- a CDS encoding Rmf/CrpP fold protein: MGEREALVRALDEGADAGREGASVTSCPYPAGDLRRSAWVRGYAMARQLPGAD, encoded by the coding sequence GTGGGCGAGCGTGAGGCGCTGGTGAGGGCCCTCGACGAGGGCGCCGACGCAGGCCGCGAAGGCGCGTCCGTGACCTCATGCCCGTATCCCGCCGGCGACCTTCGCCGCAGCGCGTGGGTGCGCGGCTACGCGATGGCCCGCCAACTCCCTGGCGCCGACTGA
- a CDS encoding helix-turn-helix domain-containing protein, with protein sequence MSDDEEVQRVFDALDDVERIADPEARSRAQAQITAQTRERSKRWAEQRGALANQLQAEGESVRGIAARLGVSAATVQDLLRGYKGSGKDRPPAGERNAGE encoded by the coding sequence ATGTCGGATGACGAGGAGGTGCAGCGAGTGTTCGACGCCCTTGATGACGTGGAGCGCATCGCCGATCCGGAGGCGCGGTCGCGTGCTCAGGCGCAGATCACGGCCCAGACCAGGGAGCGGTCGAAAAGGTGGGCCGAGCAGCGCGGGGCGCTGGCGAACCAGTTGCAGGCCGAGGGCGAGTCGGTGCGCGGGATTGCTGCACGTCTCGGGGTGAGTGCTGCCACGGTGCAGGATCTGCTGCGGGGCTACAAGGGTTCGGGGAAGGATCGGCCGCCGGCGGGTGAGCGGAACGCGGGCGAGTGA
- a CDS encoding PBSX family phage terminase large subunit, whose product MATTELGLSDKQERSIAHSTAWLNVWEGSVRSGKTIASLLRWLMYVWTAPAGGDLVVVGKTYDTVARNVFGPLQDPNIVGADTAKLVSYTRGSSVAWILGKKIEVITANDAKAEARLRGLTGAGAYVDELTLLPKEFFKRLIDRMSVPGALIFATTNPDNPGHWARKEWLNRADELGIRTWHFVMDDNPGLSEDYKARMKRNFTGLWYRRYILGHWVQSEGAIYEQFDVKKHVVSTLPRIDRWLCDAIDYGTVNPYADVLLGLGADRRLYVVSEYRYDSRRERKQMTDAEYSRARRLWLAKVKQPTTNVVGVAPEWTVVDPSAASYIEQLHRDQVAGVTQADNSVLDGIRTVSSLFSTEDLFIHESAEGLIDEIPGYSWDDEAAEHGDDKPIKENDHSCDALRYGIRTTESLWRPYLPNRLEVAA is encoded by the coding sequence ATGGCGACCACTGAGCTGGGGCTGTCCGACAAGCAGGAACGCTCGATCGCCCACTCCACAGCGTGGCTCAACGTGTGGGAAGGCTCGGTTCGATCGGGCAAGACCATCGCCTCGCTGCTGCGCTGGCTGATGTACGTCTGGACAGCACCCGCCGGCGGGGACCTGGTCGTCGTGGGCAAGACCTACGACACCGTGGCCCGCAACGTCTTCGGTCCGCTCCAGGACCCGAACATCGTCGGCGCCGACACGGCCAAGCTCGTCTCGTACACCCGCGGTTCGAGTGTGGCGTGGATCCTCGGCAAGAAGATCGAGGTCATCACCGCCAACGACGCCAAGGCCGAGGCCCGGCTCCGCGGCCTCACCGGGGCCGGCGCGTACGTCGATGAGCTGACCCTGTTGCCGAAGGAGTTTTTCAAGCGCCTCATCGACCGCATGTCCGTACCCGGCGCGCTGATCTTCGCGACGACCAACCCGGACAACCCCGGCCACTGGGCACGCAAGGAGTGGCTGAACAGGGCCGATGAGCTGGGCATCCGCACCTGGCACTTCGTCATGGACGACAACCCGGGCCTGTCCGAGGACTACAAGGCCCGGATGAAGCGGAACTTCACCGGCCTCTGGTACCGCCGCTACATCCTCGGCCACTGGGTCCAGTCCGAGGGCGCGATCTACGAGCAGTTCGACGTCAAGAAGCACGTCGTCAGCACCCTGCCGAGGATCGACCGCTGGCTGTGCGACGCGATCGACTACGGCACGGTCAACCCGTACGCGGACGTCCTGCTCGGCCTGGGCGCCGACCGGAGGCTGTACGTCGTCTCCGAGTACCGGTACGACTCCCGCCGCGAGCGGAAGCAGATGACGGACGCCGAGTACTCGCGCGCCCGCCGGCTATGGCTCGCCAAGGTGAAGCAGCCCACGACCAACGTGGTCGGCGTCGCACCGGAGTGGACGGTCGTCGACCCGTCCGCTGCCTCGTACATCGAGCAGCTGCACCGCGACCAGGTCGCCGGCGTCACCCAGGCCGACAACTCCGTCCTCGACGGCATCCGCACGGTCAGCAGCCTGTTCTCGACCGAGGACCTGTTCATCCACGAGTCCGCCGAGGGCCTGATCGACGAGATCCCGGGCTACTCCTGGGACGACGAGGCAGCGGAGCACGGCGACGACAAGCCGATCAAGGAAAACGATCACTCCTGCGATGCACTCCGGTACGGGATCCGCACGACCGAGTCCCTGTGGCGGCCCTACCTACCGAACCGACTGGAGGTAGCGGCGTGA
- a CDS encoding P22 phage major capsid protein family protein: MANQFLTATQIARQALANLYETTIMASLVHRDYEAEFNRKQGDAITIRKPAVFTAHEYDRSQGITIQAAQEGSVNLTLNHFADVSFAVTSEDMTLRVEDFDTQLLTPALEAIAQKIDRDVLALRNDITEEVGDATPNAAGEDYTGYNGDYPWSDSRVLIQAGAILDTKKVPGMQRSVVTGPTTKSRWVAEKAWRSADRRGSTEGLLEASMGGRVSGFDPYWTQNVGQPAQSPGSGEPTTEVNVAFHKTAFALAFRPLELPQGAIDAAMVPYKGFALRVVRDYDVNLKQMVISIDCLYGTKTLDANRAVLIKGADA; encoded by the coding sequence ATGGCCAACCAGTTCCTGACCGCGACGCAGATCGCGCGCCAGGCCCTCGCCAACCTGTACGAGACCACCATCATGGCGAGCCTCGTGCACCGCGACTACGAGGCCGAGTTCAACCGCAAGCAGGGCGACGCGATCACCATCCGCAAGCCCGCGGTCTTCACGGCACACGAGTACGACCGCTCTCAGGGCATCACCATCCAGGCCGCGCAGGAAGGCAGCGTCAACCTGACGCTGAACCACTTCGCCGACGTCAGCTTCGCGGTGACCAGCGAGGACATGACGCTTCGTGTCGAGGACTTCGACACCCAGCTCCTCACCCCGGCGCTGGAGGCGATCGCCCAGAAGATCGACCGCGACGTCCTGGCGCTGCGCAACGACATCACCGAAGAGGTCGGCGACGCCACCCCGAACGCCGCGGGGGAGGACTACACCGGCTACAACGGCGACTACCCGTGGTCGGACTCCCGTGTCCTGATCCAGGCCGGCGCCATCCTCGACACCAAGAAGGTGCCCGGGATGCAGCGGTCGGTCGTCACCGGGCCGACCACGAAGTCTCGCTGGGTCGCTGAGAAGGCGTGGCGTTCGGCGGACCGGCGGGGCTCCACGGAGGGCCTGCTGGAGGCGTCCATGGGCGGCCGCGTGAGCGGATTCGACCCGTACTGGACGCAGAACGTGGGCCAGCCCGCGCAGTCGCCGGGCTCGGGCGAGCCGACGACCGAGGTGAACGTCGCCTTCCACAAGACCGCGTTCGCCCTGGCCTTCCGCCCGCTGGAGCTGCCGCAGGGCGCGATCGACGCGGCGATGGTCCCTTACAAGGGCTTCGCGCTGCGCGTGGTCCGCGACTACGACGTGAACCTCAAGCAGATGGTGATCAGCATCGATTGCCTGTACGGCACGAAGACGCTGGACGCGAACCGCGCGGTCCTGATCAAGGGCGCCGACGCCTGA
- a CDS encoding phage minor capsid protein, whose product MAEDLSTGVRDLYSDAEERLLAMIARRLADGIDAPQWMEAKLADIQALRRGAQAVVDELGKATSLEVHDAVAAAYNVGARAGLIELGALDDGTAVRLAEQTPGTRRADRLAMETIAVVNESHRGILRGVEDVYRNVLAQAASTPLLGVETRRQATQTAVDRFTRRGVTSFVDRSGRNWSMTTYAEMATRTAVGRAAVEAHHDQLSAAGVELVMVSQSPHECPKCRPWEGKVLALSGPDGRRTVEVEHATEDGHMVKVEVAGTLDEARRQGLQHPNCRHTTSAYLPGITRPPVKAAKDPDGYEATQRQRAIERNIRKYKLNAASAVDPAKKRAAEARVRTWQGRMREHLDEHPELMRKRYREQPGASNLPTAPRPPQDAVEAARIRAGDARTPAEMTDEQLGAAMRSGALDARAFARVEAEADRRDQAALMERIRPSGQLTDDLTGFSDGELGRVLRDVPPADALRIAAEMDRRDLDAGLPGIDRTLVGMSDEQLGMRAAQATGEDLARIAAEADRRQLLAAVLPGGQLAADLSPIGDEVLGWAMRYANAEQAARIAAELDLRYPPEPLQAAAGAHTVAGQLADRAALDEALGPLSAVDDWARLADELPDPYAGMTATERWLAEREAEQEAARGAYTQAQVREMYREHVFSQLLAADEATNGRLLSRKAQAEGIDPTSLFTGPSHVAYARASEELKRWWADHPRTTLAEYTEMVTGESSSAAQTARKAASDQQNRL is encoded by the coding sequence ATGGCTGAAGATCTGTCCACGGGGGTCCGGGACCTGTACTCCGACGCCGAGGAGCGGCTCCTGGCGATGATCGCCCGGCGCCTGGCCGACGGCATCGACGCGCCCCAGTGGATGGAGGCCAAGCTCGCCGACATCCAGGCCCTGCGCCGCGGCGCCCAGGCCGTGGTCGACGAGCTCGGCAAGGCGACGTCGCTCGAGGTACACGACGCCGTGGCTGCGGCGTACAACGTGGGCGCCCGGGCCGGCCTCATCGAGCTCGGCGCCCTCGACGACGGCACCGCCGTACGGCTCGCCGAGCAAACCCCGGGCACACGCCGGGCCGACCGCCTGGCGATGGAGACGATCGCTGTCGTCAATGAGTCCCACCGGGGCATCCTGCGGGGCGTAGAGGACGTGTACCGCAACGTCCTAGCCCAGGCGGCATCCACCCCGCTCCTGGGCGTGGAGACGCGCAGGCAGGCCACCCAGACCGCCGTCGACCGGTTCACGCGGCGCGGTGTCACCTCCTTCGTCGACCGCTCGGGGCGGAATTGGTCGATGACGACCTACGCGGAGATGGCGACGCGAACCGCTGTCGGCCGTGCGGCCGTGGAGGCTCACCACGACCAGCTTTCCGCGGCTGGTGTCGAGCTGGTCATGGTGTCGCAGTCGCCACACGAGTGCCCGAAGTGCCGGCCCTGGGAGGGGAAGGTGCTGGCGCTGTCCGGGCCGGACGGCCGCCGCACGGTGGAGGTGGAACACGCCACTGAGGACGGCCACATGGTCAAGGTGGAAGTGGCTGGCACCCTCGACGAGGCGCGGCGCCAAGGACTCCAGCATCCGAACTGTCGGCACACGACCTCCGCCTACCTGCCTGGCATCACGCGGCCGCCGGTCAAGGCCGCCAAGGACCCGGACGGGTACGAGGCGACGCAGCGGCAGCGGGCGATCGAGCGGAACATCCGCAAGTACAAACTGAACGCTGCGAGCGCGGTCGACCCGGCCAAGAAGCGAGCCGCGGAGGCGCGCGTGCGCACGTGGCAGGGCAGGATGCGCGAGCACCTGGACGAGCACCCGGAGCTCATGCGGAAGCGGTACCGGGAGCAGCCTGGTGCGAGCAACCTGCCCACTGCACCGCGGCCGCCGCAGGACGCTGTCGAGGCCGCGCGGATCCGGGCGGGCGACGCACGCACTCCGGCGGAGATGACGGACGAGCAGCTGGGTGCAGCGATGCGCTCGGGTGCCCTCGACGCGCGGGCCTTCGCCCGAGTCGAGGCGGAGGCCGACCGCCGGGACCAGGCCGCCCTCATGGAACGGATCCGTCCGAGCGGGCAGCTCACGGACGATCTCACCGGCTTCTCCGACGGCGAGCTGGGGCGCGTCCTGCGGGACGTGCCGCCAGCCGATGCTCTGCGGATCGCCGCGGAGATGGACCGCCGGGACCTGGACGCTGGCTTGCCCGGCATCGACCGGACGCTCGTGGGCATGTCCGACGAGCAGCTCGGCATGCGGGCCGCGCAGGCCACCGGCGAGGACCTGGCCCGCATCGCGGCCGAGGCAGACCGGCGCCAGCTGCTCGCCGCGGTCCTCCCCGGCGGGCAGCTGGCCGCAGATCTGTCACCTATCGGGGACGAGGTCCTCGGCTGGGCGATGCGGTACGCGAACGCCGAGCAGGCCGCGCGGATCGCCGCGGAGCTCGACCTCCGGTACCCGCCAGAGCCGCTACAGGCCGCAGCTGGCGCTCACACGGTCGCGGGGCAGCTCGCGGACCGGGCCGCGCTGGACGAGGCCCTCGGCCCGCTCAGCGCGGTCGACGACTGGGCCCGCCTGGCCGACGAGTTGCCCGACCCGTACGCCGGTATGACGGCGACGGAGCGCTGGCTCGCGGAACGGGAGGCCGAGCAGGAGGCGGCACGCGGTGCGTACACGCAAGCGCAGGTACGGGAGATGTACCGCGAGCATGTGTTCTCGCAGCTGCTAGCCGCCGATGAGGCCACGAACGGGCGCCTGTTGAGCCGCAAGGCGCAGGCCGAGGGCATCGACCCGACCTCGTTGTTCACGGGTCCGTCACACGTTGCCTACGCCCGCGCGTCGGAAGAGCTGAAACGGTGGTGGGCGGATCACCCGCGCACTACGCTGGCGGAGTACACGGAGATGGTCACAGGCGAGTCCAGCAGCGCCGCGCAGACGGCCCGCAAGGCAGCCAGCGACCAGCAGAACCGACTCTGA
- a CDS encoding 3'-5' exonuclease, with protein MTNIAFVDCETTHLDAEVGEAWEVAVILREPDGSRFTDTEYVWQFAVDRTTADPEALRIGRFHERHLVDPTWGAAWTGPGPVVPLGRTDAVTAIVNVLSGAVLVGSNPAFDDRFLRKLLGPGSAQWHPRPYDIVQLAAAKVGVQAAGPLPWRSHTLSRAVAVEPPSEEAAHTALGDARWARDVYDAAMVREKFPLSWEGRANHALGLYTQAACELDDVRRQLRAAQAAPSQAVMTGETDTAFVPRTERSHWVDIANALNAAHDAGMPVGIDLDGTLTDHNAWSVIWDPTTERWAVAGYEDEGDETPCTCTFGETCDQCAGGDNQDEEGEEFEETGDSDGDVLRLISEIASSLQGATDSGEYHAASLIYDLANGRTTIADARGELADIEFGHV; from the coding sequence ATGACCAACATCGCCTTCGTGGACTGCGAGACCACCCACCTCGACGCCGAGGTCGGCGAGGCCTGGGAGGTCGCCGTCATCCTCCGCGAGCCCGACGGCAGCCGCTTCACCGACACCGAGTACGTCTGGCAGTTCGCCGTCGACCGTACGACCGCCGACCCCGAGGCCCTGCGCATCGGACGCTTTCATGAGCGCCACCTCGTCGACCCCACCTGGGGAGCAGCCTGGACCGGCCCGGGCCCCGTCGTCCCGCTCGGCCGCACGGACGCCGTCACCGCAATCGTCAACGTCCTGTCCGGCGCCGTGTTGGTCGGCTCCAACCCGGCCTTCGACGACCGGTTCCTCCGCAAGCTCCTCGGCCCCGGATCCGCCCAGTGGCACCCCCGGCCGTACGACATCGTCCAGCTCGCCGCCGCCAAGGTCGGCGTCCAAGCCGCTGGCCCGCTCCCGTGGCGCTCGCACACCCTGTCCCGCGCGGTCGCAGTCGAGCCACCGTCGGAGGAGGCCGCGCACACCGCGCTGGGCGACGCACGTTGGGCCCGCGACGTGTACGACGCCGCCATGGTCCGGGAGAAGTTCCCCCTGTCCTGGGAAGGCCGCGCAAACCACGCACTCGGCCTGTACACCCAAGCTGCCTGCGAACTGGACGACGTCCGCCGTCAGCTGCGCGCAGCCCAAGCGGCCCCGTCACAGGCCGTCATGACGGGCGAGACCGACACCGCGTTCGTGCCGCGCACCGAACGCTCCCACTGGGTCGACATCGCCAATGCCCTGAACGCAGCCCACGACGCAGGCATGCCCGTAGGCATCGACCTCGACGGCACCCTCACCGACCACAACGCCTGGTCCGTCATCTGGGACCCGACCACTGAGCGTTGGGCGGTCGCCGGATACGAGGACGAAGGCGACGAGACGCCCTGCACCTGCACCTTCGGCGAGACGTGCGACCAGTGCGCCGGCGGCGACAACCAAGACGAGGAGGGCGAGGAGTTCGAGGAGACCGGCGACTCGGACGGAGACGTCCTCAGGCTGATCTCCGAGATCGCCTCCAGCCTCCAGGGCGCGACCGACAGCGGCGAATACCACGCCGCCAGCCTGATCTACGACCTCGCCAACGGCCGCACCACCATCGCCGACGCACGCGGCGAACTGGCCGACATCGAGTTCGGCCACGTCTGA